From the Streptococcus sp. 29887 genome, one window contains:
- the guaB gene encoding IMP dehydrogenase, producing the protein MSNWDTKFLKKGFTFDDVLLIPAESHVLPHDIDLKTQLAPNLTLNLPIISAAMDTVTDSKMAIAMARAGGLGVIHKNMSITEQAEEVRKVKRSENGVIIDPFFLTPEHTIAEAEKLMGTYRISGVPIVETMENRKLVGIITNRDMRFISDYSQPISTNMTSDGLVTAPVGTDLATAEAILHKHRIEKLPLIDENGRLSGLITIKDIEKVIEFPNAAKDEFGRLLVAGAVGVTSDTFERAEALFEAGADAIVIDTAHGHSAGVLRKIKEIREHFPTRTLIAGNIATAEGARALYEAGVDVVKVGIGPGSICTTRVIAGVGVPQVTAIYDAAGVAREYGKTIIADGGIKYSGDIVKALAAGGHAVMLGSMFAGTDEAPGETEIFQGRKFKTYRGMGSIAAMKQGSKDRYFQASVNEANKLVPEGIEGRVAYKGSVADMIFQMVGGLRSGMGYVGAGNLTELHENAQFIEMSGAGLKESHPHDVQITNEAPNYSVQ; encoded by the coding sequence ATGTCAAACTGGGACACTAAATTTTTGAAAAAAGGCTTTACCTTTGATGATGTATTACTCATTCCGGCTGAAAGTCATGTATTGCCACATGATATTGATTTAAAAACACAATTAGCACCTAACTTGACGTTAAATCTTCCGATTATTTCTGCGGCTATGGATACAGTAACGGATAGCAAAATGGCCATTGCTATGGCGCGTGCAGGTGGTTTGGGAGTTATCCATAAGAATATGTCTATTACAGAGCAGGCTGAAGAAGTTCGTAAGGTAAAACGTTCTGAAAATGGTGTCATTATTGATCCATTCTTCTTAACTCCAGAGCATACCATCGCTGAAGCTGAAAAGTTGATGGGCACTTATCGCATTTCAGGTGTGCCGATTGTAGAAACGATGGAAAACCGTAAGTTAGTTGGGATTATCACCAACCGCGATATGCGCTTTATCTCAGACTACTCACAACCAATTTCTACCAATATGACCAGTGACGGCTTGGTAACAGCGCCAGTTGGAACAGATTTAGCGACTGCTGAAGCTATTCTTCACAAACATCGTATTGAAAAATTGCCACTGATCGATGAAAATGGTCGTTTGTCAGGTTTGATTACTATCAAGGATATTGAAAAAGTGATTGAGTTCCCAAATGCTGCCAAGGATGAATTTGGTCGTCTTTTGGTTGCGGGTGCTGTGGGCGTTACTTCTGATACCTTTGAACGTGCTGAAGCTCTCTTTGAAGCAGGTGCAGATGCGATTGTCATCGATACAGCTCATGGTCATTCAGCTGGTGTTTTGCGTAAGATCAAAGAAATCCGCGAACACTTCCCAACTCGTACCTTGATTGCCGGCAACATTGCCACAGCTGAAGGTGCACGTGCCCTTTATGAGGCTGGTGTTGATGTTGTCAAGGTCGGTATTGGTCCAGGTTCAATCTGTACCACTCGCGTTATCGCAGGTGTCGGCGTACCGCAAGTGACAGCTATTTACGATGCGGCAGGTGTTGCTCGTGAATATGGTAAAACCATCATTGCTGATGGTGGTATCAAGTATTCAGGTGACATTGTCAAGGCTCTTGCAGCTGGTGGTCATGCTGTCATGCTTGGCTCTATGTTCGCTGGAACGGATGAAGCACCAGGTGAAACAGAAATCTTCCAAGGTCGTAAGTTCAAGACCTATCGTGGCATGGGCTCTATTGCAGCCATGAAACAAGGTTCAAAAGACCGTTACTTCCAAGCATCTGTCAATGAAGCCAACAAGCTTGTTCCAGAAGGAATTGAAGGACGTGTGGCCTATAAAGGATCTGTTGCAGATATGATTTTCCAAATGGTTGGCGGACTTCGCTCAGGTATGGGCTATGTAGGTGCGGGTAATTTGACTGAATTACATGAAAATGCTCAATTCATCGAAATGTCGGGTGCTGGTTTGAAAGAAAGCCACCCACACGATGTTCAAATTACAAATGAAGCTCCAAACTATTCAGTACAATAA
- the trpS gene encoding tryptophan--tRNA ligase — MTKPIILTGDRPTGKLHIGHYVGSLKNRVLLQDAGQHELFVFLADQQALTDHAKEPQKIIESVGNVALDYLAAGLDPAKTTIFIQSQIPELAELTMYYMNLVSVARLERNPTVKTEIAQKGFGEGIPAGFLVYPVSQAADITAFKANFVPVGNDQKPMIEQTREIVRSFNHAYQTDILVEPEGIYPENEAAGRLPGLDGNAKMSKSLGNGIYLADDMDTLKKKVMSMYTDPNHIRVEDPGQIEGNMVFHYLDVFGREEDKAEIEAMKEHYQRGGLGDVKTKRYLLDILERELGPIRERRIEFAKDMGQVYAMLEAGSQKARQVAATTLDQVKDAMGINYFK; from the coding sequence ATGACCAAACCAATTATTTTGACAGGAGATCGTCCAACAGGTAAACTCCATATCGGCCACTATGTTGGCTCTTTGAAAAATCGTGTCCTACTGCAAGATGCTGGACAGCACGAGCTTTTTGTATTTTTGGCTGACCAGCAAGCTCTGACAGACCATGCTAAAGAGCCACAAAAGATTATCGAGTCAGTTGGTAATGTGGCCCTAGACTATCTAGCAGCGGGTCTAGATCCAGCTAAGACAACTATTTTCATTCAAAGTCAAATTCCTGAATTAGCAGAATTGACAATGTACTACATGAACTTGGTATCTGTTGCTCGTTTGGAACGCAATCCGACAGTGAAGACGGAGATTGCTCAGAAGGGATTTGGCGAAGGAATTCCAGCAGGTTTCTTGGTTTATCCAGTTTCACAAGCTGCGGATATCACAGCCTTCAAGGCAAATTTTGTCCCTGTTGGAAATGACCAGAAACCCATGATTGAGCAGACCCGCGAAATCGTTCGTAGTTTCAACCATGCTTACCAAACCGATATTTTAGTGGAACCGGAAGGGATTTATCCTGAAAATGAGGCAGCAGGTCGCTTGCCAGGTTTGGATGGAAATGCTAAGATGTCTAAGTCGCTTGGAAATGGTATCTACCTAGCAGATGATATGGATACGCTCAAGAAGAAAGTCATGTCCATGTACACAGACCCAAACCATATCCGTGTAGAAGATCCAGGTCAGATTGAAGGAAACATGGTTTTCCATTATCTTGATGTTTTCGGACGTGAAGAAGATAAAGCTGAGATTGAGGCTATGAAGGAGCACTACCAGCGTGGTGGCTTGGGTGATGTGAAAACAAAACGCTATCTTCTTGATATCTTAGAACGTGAGTTGGGACCAATCCGAGAGCGTCGAATTGAATTTGCTAAGGACATGGGACAGGTCTATGCTATGTTAGAAGCAGGTAGCCAAAAAGCTCGCCAGGTCGCAGCAACAACTCTGGATCAAGTCAAGGATGCTATGGGAATTAACTATTTTAAATAA
- a CDS encoding YitT family protein: MKERIKDFAYVTLGSIVMAIGFNSLFLENNIVSGGVGGLAIALNALLGWNPAEFVLYCNIPLLIICWIFLGKSVFVKTVYGSLIYPFCIKLTAGLPNLTDNPLLAAIFGGIILGFGLGLVFRGNSSTGGTGILIQLIHKYTPLSLGVTMAIIDGIIVGLGFIAFDPDTVMHSIIALMTITYIVNRMMSGTQSSRNVMIISHKSSQIKDYITKVADRGVTEFPVVGGFTGVDKRMLMTTISIPEMQKLETAILEIDEAAFMVVMPASQVRGRGFSLQKDHKHYDEDILIPM; this comes from the coding sequence ATGAAAGAACGGATTAAAGATTTTGCTTATGTGACCCTTGGTTCCATCGTTATGGCTATCGGTTTTAACAGTCTATTTTTAGAAAATAATATCGTTTCTGGAGGAGTAGGAGGACTAGCCATCGCTCTCAATGCCCTGCTAGGCTGGAACCCTGCCGAGTTTGTCCTCTACTGCAATATTCCCTTACTCATTATTTGTTGGATTTTTCTAGGAAAATCTGTCTTTGTCAAAACCGTTTACGGCTCCTTAATTTATCCATTTTGCATCAAGTTGACAGCTGGTTTACCAAACTTGACAGATAATCCTTTACTTGCTGCTATTTTTGGTGGGATTATCCTTGGATTTGGACTGGGACTTGTCTTTCGTGGAAACTCATCTACCGGTGGTACCGGTATCCTTATTCAATTGATTCATAAATACACTCCCCTATCACTAGGAGTAACAATGGCTATTATCGATGGCATTATCGTTGGACTTGGTTTCATCGCTTTTGATCCAGATACTGTCATGCATTCGATTATTGCCCTCATGACCATTACTTACATTGTCAACCGCATGATGTCCGGTACCCAATCATCTCGAAATGTCATGATTATTTCCCATAAATCTAGCCAAATCAAAGACTACATCACAAAGGTGGCAGATCGTGGTGTAACAGAGTTTCCTGTTGTCGGGGGATTTACAGGTGTTGACAAGCGTATGTTGATGACCACCATCTCTATTCCAGAGATGCAAAAATTGGAAACAGCTATACTAGAAATCGATGAAGCTGCTTTTATGGTTGTTATGCCTGCCAGTCAAGTTCGTGGACGTGGTTTTAGCTTACAAAAAGACCATAAACATTACGATGAAGATATTTTAATTCCAATGTAA
- a CDS encoding ABC-F family ATP-binding cassette domain-containing protein: MLTVSDVSLRFSDRKLFDDVNIKFTAGNTYGLIGANGAGKSTFLKILAGDIEPSTGHISLGPDERLSVLRQNHFDYEDERVIDVVIMGNEQLYSIMKEKDAIYMKEDFSDEDGVRAAELEGEFAELGGWEAESEASQLLQNLNISEDLHYQNMSELTNGEKVKVLLAKALFGKPDVLLLDEPTNGLDIQSINWLEDFLIDFENTVIVVSHDRHFLNKVCTHMADLDFGKIKIFVGNYDFWKQSSELAARLQADRNAKAEEKIKELQEFVARFSANASKSKQATSRKKMLDKIELEEIIPSSRKYPFINFKSEREIGNDLLTVENLKVVIDGETILDNISFILRPGDKTALIGQNDIQTTALIRALMGDIEYEGTVKWGVTTSQSYLPKDNSRDFDTNESILDWLRQFASKEEDDNTFLRGFLGRMLFSGDEVNKPVNVLSGGEKVRVMLSKLMLLKSNVLVLDDPTNHLDLESISSLNDGLKAFKESIIFASHDHEFIQTLANHIIVISKNGVIDRIDETYDEFLENAEVQAKVQELWKA, encoded by the coding sequence ATGCTTACAGTATCTGATGTGTCGCTTCGCTTTAGCGACCGCAAATTATTTGATGATGTCAATATTAAATTTACAGCTGGAAACACCTACGGTTTAATTGGTGCCAACGGTGCTGGTAAATCTACATTCTTGAAAATCCTTGCAGGTGACATTGAGCCTTCAACAGGTCATATCTCCCTTGGACCAGACGAGCGTTTATCTGTTCTTCGTCAGAACCATTTCGACTACGAAGATGAGCGCGTGATTGACGTCGTTATCATGGGAAATGAGCAACTTTACAGCATCATGAAAGAAAAAGATGCCATCTACATGAAAGAAGATTTTTCTGATGAAGATGGTGTCCGTGCTGCTGAATTAGAAGGTGAATTTGCTGAACTTGGTGGCTGGGAAGCAGAAAGTGAAGCTTCACAATTGCTCCAAAACCTTAATATTTCAGAAGACCTTCACTACCAAAACATGAGCGAATTGACCAACGGTGAAAAGGTCAAGGTTCTCTTGGCCAAGGCCCTTTTTGGTAAACCTGATGTGCTTCTCTTGGACGAGCCGACCAACGGTTTGGACATTCAATCCATCAACTGGTTGGAAGATTTCCTGATTGACTTTGAAAATACAGTTATCGTTGTATCCCACGACCGCCACTTCCTCAACAAAGTATGTACCCACATGGCCGACCTTGACTTCGGTAAAATCAAGATTTTCGTTGGTAACTACGACTTCTGGAAACAATCAAGTGAATTGGCTGCTCGTTTGCAAGCAGACCGTAACGCAAAAGCAGAAGAAAAAATCAAGGAATTACAAGAATTCGTTGCCCGCTTCTCTGCCAATGCCTCAAAGTCTAAACAAGCAACCTCTCGTAAAAAGATGTTGGATAAAATTGAGTTGGAAGAAATTATCCCTTCTAGCCGTAAATACCCATTTATCAACTTCAAATCTGAACGTGAAATCGGTAATGACCTCTTGACAGTTGAGAACTTAAAAGTTGTCATTGACGGTGAAACCATTTTGGACAATATCAGCTTTATCCTACGTCCAGGTGATAAGACGGCCCTCATTGGCCAAAACGACATCCAAACAACTGCTCTCATTCGTGCTCTTATGGGAGATATCGAATACGAAGGTACTGTCAAGTGGGGTGTCACTACCAGTCAATCTTACCTACCAAAAGACAACAGCCGTGATTTTGACACCAACGAATCTATCCTAGACTGGCTCCGTCAATTTGCTAGCAAGGAAGAAGATGATAATACCTTCTTGCGTGGTTTCTTGGGCCGTATGCTCTTCTCTGGCGATGAAGTGAACAAACCTGTCAATGTCTTGTCAGGGGGCGAAAAGGTGCGCGTGATGTTATCTAAACTTATGCTCCTCAAATCAAATGTCTTGGTATTGGATGACCCGACCAACCACTTAGACTTGGAATCTATTTCCAGTCTAAACGATGGTTTGAAAGCCTTCAAAGAGTCCATCATCTTTGCTAGCCATGACCATGAATTTATTCAAACTTTAGCAAACCACATCATTGTTATCTCTAAAAATGGCGTGATTGACCGCATTGACGAAACCTATGACGAATTC